A genomic segment from Paraconexibacter algicola encodes:
- a CDS encoding ATP-binding protein: MRRPPASVGAATDDPLQRVREASRMPLARTMLVVAIASVTFGTVFVVQGVTGEVADARLVGVGLILLGALAAVAQRLLRNGRIEDGATVTVVVFLGGAMMLAVLLPGSAVVTVLGCVVVATIALQHLSDRRLMLVLAGAGAGVVAIVVSRQLWRPVPPPEAVGGAPLWLLDGAELAGAAAMGAIIAVLLVQFRRRLQGTIEELRGLLARERALRDEHAREARARGVAEARGRARAEFLAHMSHEIRTPLNAIIGLGGLLEDADLDARSAEHARIIRASGDHLLTLVNDVLDFSRIDAGEVVLGTADVPLADVVEGVVDVLRVAADRRGIALHATVDPALPPVVVADGARLRQILMNLVANAVRFTDQGEVEVRVEPGPRPDGATQLRFVVRDTGVGIAPERLADVFEPFTQADAASARHHGGTGLGLTISRELARLMGGTLQGTSTVGVGSTFVLELPLCAGTAPPPSVEPDRPWMDAGMAARLPRRILLVEDSRTNQLVVVRLLERLGYRADVAGDGREALEACDRQSYDVIFMDLHMPELDGLAATRELRRRELAPRPYVIGFSAAAFESDRRACLAAGMDDFVAKPATGPMLAAALERSGGPRAAQRRGAQVR; encoded by the coding sequence ATGCGCCGCCCGCCGGCCTCCGTCGGGGCCGCCACCGACGACCCCCTGCAGCGCGTGCGTGAGGCATCGCGGATGCCGCTCGCCCGGACGATGCTCGTCGTCGCGATCGCCTCCGTCACGTTCGGCACCGTGTTCGTGGTCCAGGGGGTCACCGGCGAGGTCGCGGACGCTCGGCTCGTCGGTGTCGGCCTGATCCTGCTCGGCGCGCTCGCCGCGGTCGCGCAGCGGCTCCTGCGCAACGGACGGATCGAGGACGGGGCGACCGTCACGGTCGTCGTCTTCCTCGGCGGGGCGATGATGCTCGCCGTCCTGCTGCCCGGGAGCGCCGTCGTCACCGTGCTCGGCTGCGTCGTGGTGGCGACGATCGCGCTGCAGCACCTCTCGGACCGGCGCCTGATGCTCGTCCTCGCCGGGGCGGGGGCGGGCGTCGTCGCGATCGTCGTCTCGCGGCAGCTGTGGCGGCCGGTCCCGCCGCCGGAGGCGGTCGGCGGCGCGCCGCTGTGGCTGCTCGACGGCGCCGAGCTCGCCGGCGCCGCCGCGATGGGCGCGATCATCGCGGTGCTGCTCGTGCAGTTCCGTCGCCGTCTCCAGGGCACGATCGAGGAGCTTCGCGGCCTCCTGGCCCGCGAGCGGGCGCTGCGCGACGAGCACGCCCGCGAGGCCCGGGCCCGCGGCGTCGCCGAGGCGCGGGGCCGGGCGCGCGCGGAGTTCCTGGCCCACATGAGCCACGAGATCCGCACCCCGCTCAACGCGATCATCGGTCTCGGCGGCCTGCTCGAGGACGCGGACCTCGACGCCCGCTCCGCCGAGCACGCCCGGATCATCCGCGCCTCGGGCGATCACCTGCTCACGCTCGTCAACGACGTCCTGGACTTCTCGCGGATCGACGCGGGCGAGGTCGTGCTCGGGACCGCCGACGTGCCGCTCGCCGACGTCGTGGAAGGGGTCGTGGACGTGCTGCGCGTCGCCGCCGACCGCCGCGGGATCGCGCTCCACGCCACGGTCGACCCGGCCCTGCCCCCGGTCGTGGTCGCCGACGGCGCGCGGCTGCGGCAGATCCTCATGAACCTCGTCGCCAACGCCGTCCGCTTCACCGACCAGGGCGAGGTGGAGGTGCGGGTCGAGCCGGGGCCCCGCCCCGACGGCGCCACGCAGCTGCGGTTCGTGGTCCGGGACACCGGCGTCGGGATCGCGCCCGAGCGCCTCGCCGACGTCTTCGAGCCGTTCACCCAGGCCGACGCCGCCAGTGCCCGGCACCACGGCGGGACCGGCCTGGGCCTGACGATCAGCCGCGAGCTCGCCCGGCTGATGGGCGGGACCCTCCAGGGGACGAGCACGGTGGGCGTCGGCTCGACGTTCGTGCTCGAGCTGCCGCTCTGCGCGGGCACCGCGCCCCCGCCGTCCGTCGAACCGGACCGGCCGTGGATGGACGCGGGCATGGCGGCCCGCCTGCCCCGCCGGATCCTCCTCGTCGAGGACAGCCGCACCAACCAGCTCGTCGTGGTGCGGCTGCTGGAGCGGCTGGGCTATCGCGCCGACGTGGCGGGCGACGGCCGCGAGGCGCTCGAGGCGTGCGACCGCCAGTCCTACGACGTGATCTTCATGGACCTCCACATGCCGGAGCTCGACGGCCTCGCCGCCACGCGCGAGCTGCGCCGGCGCGAGCTCGCGCCGCGCCCGTACGTCATCGGCTTCAGCGCGGCCGCGTTCGAGTCGGACCGGCGCGCGTGCCTCGCCGCCGGCATGGACGACTTCGTCGCCAAGCCCGCCACCGGCCCGATGCTCGCGGCCGCGCTGGAGCGCTCGGGGGGACCGCGTGCCGCTCAGCGCCGCGGCGCGCAGGTGCGGTAG
- a CDS encoding alpha/beta fold hydrolase, with the protein MSATGIAYDRTGTGPPVVLLHGLGGERQVWDGVVEHLRAEREVVTVDLPGFGASAPLAQDVVPTPAAIAEQLARFLGEIGLERPHVAGNSLGGWIALELARRDVVASVTGLCPALWERPLPPKPFVMHRVARTLRPALPALMRTGLGRRAALLGIVARPGDVSPQDALRVASAYASAPAFAATNRAMRSGHFTGGERIRVPVLLAWGELDRLVTPPARALVPRAVSITLPGCSHLPMLDDPALSARTILRGSARTTG; encoded by the coding sequence GTGAGCGCCACCGGCATCGCGTACGACCGGACGGGCACCGGCCCGCCGGTCGTCCTGCTGCACGGCCTCGGCGGGGAGCGGCAGGTCTGGGACGGGGTCGTCGAGCACCTCCGCGCCGAGCGCGAGGTGGTGACCGTCGACCTGCCCGGGTTCGGCGCGTCGGCGCCGCTGGCGCAGGACGTCGTGCCGACCCCGGCCGCCATCGCCGAGCAGCTCGCCCGCTTCCTGGGCGAGATCGGCCTCGAGCGACCCCACGTCGCCGGCAACTCGCTGGGCGGCTGGATCGCGCTCGAGCTCGCCCGGCGCGACGTGGTGGCCTCGGTCACCGGGCTCTGCCCGGCGCTGTGGGAGCGACCGCTGCCGCCCAAGCCGTTCGTCATGCACCGGGTCGCGCGGACGCTGCGGCCGGCGCTGCCGGCGCTCATGCGCACCGGGCTCGGCCGGCGGGCCGCATTGCTGGGGATCGTCGCCCGCCCCGGGGACGTCTCCCCGCAGGACGCCCTGCGGGTCGCCAGCGCCTACGCGAGCGCGCCCGCGTTCGCGGCCACGAACCGCGCGATGCGCAGCGGCCACTTCACCGGCGGCGAGCGGATCCGCGTCCCGGTGCTGCTCGCCTGGGGGGAGCTCGACCGGCTCGTGACGCCGCCGGCCCGCGCGCTCGTCCCCCGCGCGGTGTCGATCACCCTCCCGGGCTGCAGCCACCTGCCGATGCTCGACGATCCCGCGCTCTCGGCGCGCACGATCCTGCGCGGATCGGCGCGGACGACTGGCTGA
- a CDS encoding DUF1365 family protein, whose product MTRRSAIYRGTVRHRRTTPIAHAFTYDVGMLWIDLEEADELFAHAPLWSARRPRTPGGVSRADLLGDPAVPLDVAVRDLVQERLGTRPTGRIGVLTTPRTFGRAFNPVSFYLCFSPKDDDAPVAIVADVENTPWNERHAYVAACDPDARVQDLAFEKVFHVSPLMGMAQRYRFRLTRPGPTWSIHIASDGESAFDATLNLRREELSGAALARLLARFPLQSARTGALIYSNALRLKLKGAPYHPHPVKDMRASKTRTVLHGLLKHWIRDGELTLVDAHGSTTVGDAWKDGTGTPLRATVTIHDERAYRALLKGSLGLAESYRDGWWDADDLVGIVRIAARNIHRGDAYRRRLRPVLAPVQGAVATARRNTIDRSKEQISAHYDLGNDLYGLMLDETMMYSSAIYPTPEATLHEAQLCKLDRICDKLELGPDDHLLEIGTGWGGLAIHAARRSGCRVTTTTISREQHALAVERVRAAGLQDRITVLLEDYRNLTGTYSKLVSIEMIEAVGWRDFPTFFRVCGERLADDGLMLLQAITIDDRAYDVEKATKSFINQLIFPGGCLPSVREIQRCVGSFTALRNVQLEDITPHYVTTLAAWRERFEQAAAAGALDEQRYDKQFRRIWSLYLAYCEGGFAERRIQDVQILLAGPRFRGEALLPGLPDQPTSAPVTTLHLADDGPHTRHVA is encoded by the coding sequence GTGACGCGGCGCTCCGCCATCTACCGCGGCACCGTCCGCCACCGCCGCACGACGCCGATCGCGCACGCGTTCACCTACGACGTCGGCATGCTCTGGATCGACCTCGAGGAGGCCGACGAGCTGTTCGCGCACGCCCCGCTGTGGTCGGCGCGCCGGCCCCGCACACCCGGCGGCGTCTCGCGCGCGGACCTGCTGGGCGACCCGGCGGTGCCGCTCGACGTCGCCGTGCGCGATCTCGTGCAGGAGCGGCTCGGCACCCGGCCCACCGGCCGCATCGGCGTGCTCACGACGCCGCGGACGTTCGGCCGCGCGTTCAACCCCGTCAGCTTCTACCTCTGCTTCTCCCCGAAGGACGACGACGCCCCGGTCGCGATCGTCGCCGACGTCGAGAACACGCCGTGGAACGAGCGCCACGCCTACGTCGCCGCCTGCGACCCGGACGCGCGCGTGCAGGACCTCGCGTTCGAGAAGGTCTTCCACGTCTCGCCGCTGATGGGCATGGCCCAGCGCTACCGGTTCCGGCTCACGCGGCCCGGCCCGACCTGGAGCATCCACATCGCCAGCGACGGGGAGAGCGCGTTCGACGCGACGCTCAACCTCCGCCGCGAGGAGCTGTCCGGCGCCGCGCTGGCACGGCTGCTCGCCCGCTTCCCCCTCCAGAGCGCCCGCACGGGCGCGCTGATCTACTCCAACGCCCTGCGGCTCAAGCTCAAGGGCGCCCCCTACCACCCCCACCCGGTGAAGGACATGCGCGCATCGAAGACCCGGACCGTCCTGCACGGTCTCCTCAAGCACTGGATCCGCGACGGGGAGCTCACGCTCGTCGACGCGCACGGCTCGACGACCGTCGGGGACGCCTGGAAGGACGGGACCGGCACGCCGCTGCGCGCGACGGTCACGATCCACGACGAGCGCGCGTACCGCGCCCTGCTGAAGGGCAGCCTCGGGCTCGCGGAGAGCTACCGCGACGGCTGGTGGGACGCCGACGACCTCGTCGGGATCGTGCGGATCGCGGCGCGCAACATCCACCGCGGCGACGCGTACCGGCGTCGCCTGCGTCCCGTGCTCGCCCCCGTCCAGGGCGCGGTCGCCACCGCGCGACGCAACACGATCGACCGCTCCAAGGAGCAGATCAGCGCGCACTACGACCTCGGCAACGACCTCTACGGGCTGATGCTCGACGAGACGATGATGTACTCGTCGGCGATCTACCCGACGCCCGAGGCGACCCTGCACGAGGCGCAGCTGTGCAAGCTCGACCGCATCTGCGACAAGCTCGAGCTCGGTCCCGACGACCATCTGCTGGAGATCGGCACGGGCTGGGGCGGTCTCGCCATCCACGCCGCGCGCCGCAGCGGCTGCCGCGTCACCACCACGACGATCTCGCGCGAGCAGCACGCGCTGGCCGTCGAGCGCGTCCGCGCCGCCGGCCTGCAGGACCGCATCACCGTCCTGCTGGAGGACTACCGCAACCTCACCGGCACGTACTCGAAGCTCGTGTCGATCGAGATGATCGAGGCGGTCGGCTGGCGCGACTTCCCGACGTTCTTCCGCGTCTGCGGCGAGCGGCTCGCCGACGACGGCCTGATGCTCCTGCAGGCGATCACGATCGACGACCGCGCCTACGACGTCGAGAAGGCCACGAAGAGCTTCATCAACCAGCTGATCTTCCCCGGCGGCTGCCTGCCGTCCGTGCGCGAGATCCAGCGCTGCGTCGGGTCGTTCACCGCGCTGCGCAACGTGCAGCTCGAGGACATCACGCCGCACTACGTCACGACGCTCGCCGCGTGGCGCGAGCGCTTCGAGCAGGCCGCCGCCGCGGGCGCCCTGGACGAGCAGCGCTACGACAAGCAGTTCCGTCGCATCTGGTCGCTCTACCTCGCCTACTGCGAGGGCGGCTTCGCCGAGCGCCGGATCCAGGACGTCCAGATCCTGCTCGCGGGCCCGCGGTTCCGTGGCGAGGCGCTCCTCCCCGGGCTGCCCGACCAGCCGACGAGCGCGCCGGTGACGACGCTGCACCTCGCCGACGACGGACCGCACACCCGCCACGTGGCGTGA
- a CDS encoding NAD(P)/FAD-dependent oxidoreductase has product MHIAIIGTGISGLTAAHHLHAEHGLTLFEAGPYVGGHTNTVHVETDAGAWDIDTGFIVCNDRTYPNFLAMMDELGVARRETHMGFSVTAEGEDFEYAGTPKGLFCQPRNAVRPAFLRMIRDLLRFNKELAAIVADPTDLRGDLSLLAFLRAGGYSDFFRDRLIVPQASAVWSAEPDQLDAFPIRFMAQFFANHGMLSFRDRPTWMTIAGGSQTYVRAITARLERPVRTSTPVASVRRFDTHVEVTPVGGEPERFDEVILACHADQALAILGDDATPLERELLACFPYQPNEAVLHTDTRMLPRRHAARQAWNFHLLDEPQARTTVTYGMNHLMGLDAPHDFCVTLNLTDRIDPAKIVEVIQYAHPVFTPEGVAAQARHGEISGVRRTHFCGAYWRWGFHEDGVFSALQALPGVGRSQVGSPA; this is encoded by the coding sequence ATGCACATCGCGATCATCGGCACCGGCATCTCCGGCCTCACGGCCGCCCACCACCTCCACGCGGAGCACGGCCTCACGCTGTTCGAGGCCGGCCCCTACGTCGGCGGCCACACGAACACCGTGCACGTCGAGACCGACGCGGGCGCGTGGGACATCGACACGGGCTTCATCGTCTGCAACGACCGCACCTACCCGAACTTCCTCGCGATGATGGACGAGCTCGGCGTCGCCCGCCGCGAGACGCACATGGGCTTCAGCGTCACCGCCGAGGGCGAGGACTTCGAGTACGCGGGCACCCCGAAGGGCCTGTTCTGCCAGCCGCGCAACGCGGTGCGCCCGGCGTTCCTGCGGATGATCCGCGACCTGCTGCGCTTCAACAAGGAGCTCGCGGCGATCGTCGCCGACCCCACCGACCTGCGCGGCGACCTGTCGCTGCTCGCCTTCCTGCGCGCGGGCGGCTACTCGGACTTCTTCCGCGACCGGCTGATCGTCCCGCAGGCGAGCGCCGTGTGGTCCGCCGAGCCCGACCAGCTCGACGCGTTCCCGATCCGGTTCATGGCGCAGTTCTTCGCCAACCACGGGATGCTGAGCTTCCGCGACCGGCCGACGTGGATGACGATCGCCGGGGGCTCGCAGACCTACGTGCGGGCCATCACCGCGCGGCTCGAGCGCCCGGTCCGCACCTCGACCCCGGTCGCGAGCGTCCGGCGGTTCGACACCCACGTCGAGGTCACCCCCGTGGGCGGCGAGCCCGAGCGGTTCGACGAGGTCATCCTCGCCTGCCACGCCGACCAGGCGCTCGCGATCCTCGGGGACGACGCGACGCCGCTGGAGCGCGAGCTGCTCGCCTGCTTCCCCTACCAGCCCAACGAGGCGGTGCTGCACACCGACACGCGGATGCTCCCCCGCCGCCACGCCGCCCGCCAGGCGTGGAACTTCCACCTGCTCGACGAGCCCCAGGCCCGCACGACCGTGACGTACGGCATGAACCACCTGATGGGCCTCGACGCGCCGCACGACTTCTGCGTGACGCTGAACCTCACCGACCGCATCGACCCGGCGAAGATCGTCGAGGTCATCCAGTACGCGCACCCGGTCTTCACCCCGGAGGGCGTCGCCGCCCAGGCCCGTCACGGGGAGATCAGCGGCGTGCGCCGGACCCACTTCTGCGGGGCGTACTGGCGCTGGGGGTTCCACGAGGACGGCGTCTTCAGCGCGCTGCAGGCACTGCCGGGCGTGGGCCGCAGCCAGGTCGGTTCGCCCGCGTGA